The segment CTAACAACTttaaataaattctccatgctctCATTGAACATGTTTCTCTTCTTATAAAAGATGTCACTCCCCtaaagaaggggagagaaaatgGTGTGATCAAATTTCATATTTATAAGTGCAAAGCCTCACTCCAGTGCTGTTTTTAAAGCTGATCAGTCTATTAAGTAGTGTGCTCCTGTAAAAGCAGATTAATTGGACGTGAAAGGATCTAACAAATGGTAAAGTTCGCTTTTCCAATCTGGACTATCAAAAAAACCTGAATTTTCCCTTCTTCAAAACCAGTCATTGGTCGACCTTGAATTTTTGGAGGTTTTGTGAAAGTACAAGTCTATGGAATTATCATTCAtcgacaaaaatcatgttttgaccAATAATAGCCTAAATGAGAGATATTGCAAGTCTGCAACAGAGAATGGCTAGAGAAGTATGTTAATATAAGTGCAAAGTCTCACAGACTTGCAATATCTCTCATTTAGGCTATTATTggtcaaaacatgatttttgtcaatGAATGATAATTCCAGAATGGCATGTGCCCATGCCATGTAAGGACTTGAACATACACAAATATAAGTAACCTAGACAGGTCTCGCAACATAATACAAGTTCTTAAATACAAGCCCCAAAAATTAATCGTACTAAAGTGTGATGCTTAGGTCGTGCAAACAAGACAGCAGCAACTGTGGCTGCGCTTCTCTGGTACGTACGTTTCATGTCGTAGCGTTCTTCTCCCAGTTATGGGCAATAATCAAGCTAACATATTCCCATAAAACAGCAGCAAACATTAATTATTGAAGCAACGCAGAGTATAAGCAGGATATCATGAGTACCTTGAGCACTATTTTCTGAGTCCTTTGTACTTCAGTTATAGATATTAAACGTGGCACGTATGCCTTGAAACCTTGGATGCCTTTGGACGGCGTCCCTGTATGCAGACACCTTGCTGGAGTTGGCTGTCACTTGGACCTCTTCAAGCCTTGGTAGGTGCTCGACGCCAATAAGTGGAGTGCTGCCATGTTGCGCCGCTCCATAGGTGCCATTACCTTCCTCCAAGTTAGAAGGCTTCTTGTCATCTAGCTTCAGAATCTGAAGCTGTGGCATTACCCCTGGCTCAAACGTCAGGCATGTCAAATCACATGTTAAAACGAATTTCTGCAGCTTTGGGAAATTGTCGGTACGGGTGATTCTTCCCAAACGCGTGCTGATGAAGTCAAACGTAGTGATGATGTCGATGATGATGTTCTCAGGGGTAGCTTGAGCAGTCAAGTCGAGGTCAACAAGGCAGGGCAGCCCAGCAAGAAATCGGACGTCGCGGCAACTGAGCTCCTCAACACGAAGCTCTAGCATTGTGAGCATCAGAGAAAACCACAGCCAGGATGGGACATTGCGAATGTTCTTACGGATGATGAGTTGCTGAAGCCATAACGATGCAATACTCAGAATATGCGGTGAACAAGCAACCAAATTTGGCGAGGAGAGGTCCGAATGTGAGGAAGCTGGTGAATCCAGATGCTGAGATAGGTGGTCCAGAATGGATTCAGTTGACCAACCATCATCGAAACTTGGAAACTCAGGGGAGGCAGGGGGAGAACGAAGACCTCCATTGGTAGAACGAAGACCTCCATTGTTGAAACGACGTGCTTTTGCCAGTCTGATAACAGATGAATTAAATCGAGAAATTTTCTCCACAAAAGTAAAAATGTCGGGCAACCCCCCTGAACTAAAGGTCAACAAAGTTTGTAGAGAGACCAGTTTCTGAATCCCATTAGGCAGCTCTGCATCACCTGAAACTGTTAGATGACACAATGATGATAGAGAAATAATATCTGATGGAATACCAGTAACCAAAAGGCTGTCTAGTAGATCTAGCGTCCTCAAACACTGGAGTCTCCCAATTTTCTGAGGCAGCTTTAACTTGAAACCTCTGATACTCAAATGTCTCAACAGGAAGAGATTACTCACATCAGACAAATCAAGGAAAACTGATGTAGAATAAGCCCTAAGTTCCAATACCCGCAAATGCTCAAACATAGAAATAGGAGGCTGCATACTGCACCCAAACGCATGGAAAGTAATATAGGATCGAACCTGTGATAGTTTCATTCTTTCCATGGCCAAGTTTCCGTATGACAACTGATGGCACAGACGACGAACTGGAAGCTCTGATACATCATTCTTTACAGGCTGCTTAGATGCTATAGTGATGAAGTTTTCCTCCTGGCACTTTGATATTATAAGGTCAAGCATAAGGTCATGGACATGACATGATATCGCCTCACTGGAACGATAATCATCTAGCTTAATCATACTCCTATTAATGAGTTCGTTGAAATAGCTCTCAGCTGTTTCCTCCAGATCCAAACCAGGTTTCTCATGGATAAATCCTTCAGCTATCCATAGCCTTATCAAATCAGCTTTGAAAATTGTATGGTCTTCAGGATATATTCCAAGATACAGGAAGCATGTCTTGAGATTATGTGAGAGGTCAAGGTAGCTCAGATTCAGTACATGTCTCATCCATTCTAGAGTGGGATTTGTTTCCAACTCAGAACCCATAAAGTTATGTATCTTCTTCCACTTACCCACATTCATGCCTTGACTAGATAAAAGGCTAGCAATGCTAATGATTGCCAATGGAACACCTTTGCATTTTCTTAACATATCTTCTGATACATTTTTATACTGCTCAGGAATACTATCCGAATCAAATATCCTTTTACAAAATAACTTTTGTGAGTTAAACTCATTAAGTGGCTCCATCTTGTACACCATACCATGGAAATCAACGCAACACATTGTAGCTACATCTTCGATTCTTGTTGTAACTATAACTCTGCTACCATGATTATTTTGAGCAAAAGCACACCGAATAATGCTCCATGCTTGAGTGCTCCATATGTCATCAACTACAACAAGGTACctgcaaacatatttttcaTAGATTAACATATGGTTGTTGAGTGCTCCCTATATAATTCTTTTCAACTAGTAGAAACATAGAGAAATTCTTTTGTAGGATGTGGCAACAGTAGACTCCACAAATTAATACTAGAGGAAAATATACGAAAACATAATTTGCAACAACTTGCCCAAGTGTGTACCATTTGACTAAGATTTAGCTAATCTAAAATAGAACCCCACTtctgtttgaaaatataaaagaaaaaagtacgaattaccctcccccgcccccccccccccccccccggaactatcgcggtcaaccgaattaccccctaaacccgaaaactAGACAAATTACCCCTCTCGACCCAATCTAGaacggttttgtcctacgtgacgtatgcgtggcagtccagtaaatatttttatttattaaaaaaaaatgtgggacccacatgtcatactcctcttccactattcctctccctcttctctctctctcactctctctctcttctctctctctctctctctctctcactggtCGGCGGtaggcggtgggcggcggcggcgggggggacgcggaggcggcggcgcgaaacACAGAGGCGGGAGCGAGGAACTCCGGGAAGAAGCGGAAGGGAACTCCGGCAAACTCCCTCCGCGTCCCACGCTGCCACGCACCACCCGCCCCCGCACCACAGTGCGTGCCGACCACCAGCCTCTCCGCCACggccccacctcgccgcctctCCGCCACGGTCTCCGCCGCGCCGTGAGTGCCACCTCCGTGTCCAGCTGTCCACCGTCCACatccgcccaccgcccgcccccgcctccgTCCGTCTGTCCCCGCGCCGAGGGGGTTGCTGCTcctcatggccgccgccgcccacctccgcgTCCCGTGCAGCCACCTCGGCGTCCCACTCCGCCGCCAACTCCGTGTCCCGTGCAGCCGCTGCCTCCGCGTCCCGTGGCGCTGCCCACCGCCCGTCGTGCGCGCGGAACACATGCCGCCGCTCGACCCGCGcgcgagagaggggaagagagagaggaagagtgagagagaagagagaggaagagagagagaggacatagaggaggggaagagtatgacaggtgggtgtCACTTTTTTAGTAAT is part of the Oryza glaberrima chromosome 12, OglaRS2, whole genome shotgun sequence genome and harbors:
- the LOC127757406 gene encoding disease resistance protein RGA5-like; translation: MAAVNASMGVMAPLLTKLAVLLGDKYKKLKGMRKNIEFLSHELTEMNAVLEKLADMEKLDGQQKLWRNDIREMVYDIEDCIDIFMHHLGDGNNKDGLLRKTARKLRNLRARYQIADKIQELKARVMQVAERRDRYANLGVSTSSIPKVVEVDPRLPALYEDAKNLVGIDGPCMEITQWLMDEGENGSVQQLKVLSVVGFGGIGKTTLAKQVYNLLKKRFNFTSFVSVSQNPDMVKLLRNLLSDTGFQGYGILDDHQKLIDTIRGHLANKRYLVVVDDIWSTQAWSIIRCAFAQNNHGSRVIVTTRIEDVATMCCVDFHGMVYKMEPLNEFNSQKLFCKRIFDSDSIPEQYKNVSEDMLRKCKGVPLAIISIASLLSSQGMNVGKWKKIHNFMGSELETNPTLEWMRHVLNLSYLDLSHNLKTCFLYLGIYPEDHTIFKADLIRLWIAEGFIHEKPGLDLEETAESYFNELINRSMIKLDDYRSSEAISCHVHDLMLDLIISKCQEENFITIASKQPVKNDVSELPVRRLCHQLSYGNLAMERMKLSQVRSYITFHAFGCSMQPPISMFEHLRVLELRAYSTSVFLDLSDVSNLFLLRHLSIRGFKLKLPQKIGRLQCLRTLDLLDSLLVTGIPSDIISLSSLCHLTVSGDAELPNGIQKLVSLQTLLTFSSGGLPDIFTFVEKISRFNSSVIRLAKARRFNNGGLRSTNGGLRSPPASPEFPSFDDGWSTESILDHLSQHLDSPASSHSDLSSPNLVACSPHILSIASLWLQQLIIRKNIRNVPSWLWFSLMLTMLELRVEELSCRDVRFLAGLPCLVDLDLTAQATPENIIIDIITTFDFISTRLGRITRTDNFPKLQKFVLTCDLTCLTFEPGVMPQLQILKLDDKKPSNLEEGNGTYGAAQHGSTPLIGVEHLPRLEEVQVTANSSKVSAYRDAVQRHPRFQGIRATFNIYN